A single Silvibacterium dinghuense DNA region contains:
- a CDS encoding RDD family protein, with the protein MNANEQRGRRFYAHESSRVHALQGAPLAHFWQRALGFWLDLLIALLLWAPLEYGWKRFVLHEPHIDLNWDFHEKGNVAVMLLYWGLSNYFGNGRTPGKWVARTRAVSLTGERLGLWQSIERGLGYGAAVLEGGLGFAQYFWDKNRMCAQDRLAETIVVDTRKSSQTEDD; encoded by the coding sequence ATGAACGCCAATGAGCAACGAGGGCGACGTTTTTATGCACATGAGAGCAGCCGGGTCCATGCGCTGCAGGGTGCTCCGCTGGCGCACTTCTGGCAGCGGGCGCTGGGTTTCTGGCTCGATCTGCTGATCGCCCTGTTGTTGTGGGCTCCGCTGGAGTATGGCTGGAAGCGCTTTGTTCTGCATGAGCCGCACATCGATTTGAACTGGGACTTTCACGAGAAGGGCAATGTCGCGGTGATGCTGCTGTACTGGGGCCTCTCGAACTACTTCGGCAACGGGCGCACGCCGGGCAAATGGGTGGCGCGGACACGCGCAGTCTCGCTCACCGGCGAGCGGCTCGGTCTCTGGCAGTCGATCGAGCGCGGTCTCGGTTACGGTGCGGCAGTGCTCGAGGGTGGTCTCGGATTCGCACAGTACTTCTGGGACAAAAACCGGATGTGCGCGCAGGACCGGCTGGCCGAAACCATCGTGGTCGACACGCGCAAATCTTCTCAAACGGAAGATGATTGA
- a CDS encoding ABC transporter permease, whose product MSPLHRGLKRLGARLRNLLLRRNTDARLREEMESHLAFETEANLASGMSPDEAHRQARLHFGHAEAIRESYHAESGVPWFENLLRDLRHALRELRHAPGFTLAAVLTIALGIGATTAVFTLIEQALLRPLPVPQPGQLWAIGGSDDCCYSARYAPGEWHFFSDEAYRFFRERNPEFSDLAAFQVGMGNAELAVRHAGAREPIEPRNGQYVSGNYFRTLGVQAWRGRLFHDQDDNEGAPPAAVMSYRTWQQKYGYDPSVVGAAFTINGHAFTIVGIAPPGFFGTRWESKIMPDFWLPLSTEPLIAGPTSRLKDTRTGWLDLIGRLKPEVNHAQLEVRIQAQLHQWLGSHLTDMTPEERALQPRQTVHLMPGGRGVSPDSTDYRSWLILLFAASACVLLVACANLANLLLARGLRNRPQTAIRAALGASRASLAQRALVESLVLSAIGAGAGLAVAWAGAKLILNLAFPASSMTPFDPTPSLPVLLFALGLSVATGLIFGIAPAWSASRTQPIEAIRTGTRTVAGGGTGRTQRMLLLAQTALSLVLVSMAALLGQSLRNMEHRDLGFPTAGLYQVSMDPKLSNYPQERLLPLFNEIEARMRAIPGVADVTAGLGFPPDVGYWSHDIRIAGHPAPLSEDSDTAYWTRVMPGYFAFFHDRIVSGRDFTADDNQGSRPVAVINEAFARRYFPHENPIGRHFGPSPGNYAGLYEIIGVAADFHTDLTPEGPSTQPRYFLPEAQGTTFAEFELENRELWSHDLYGVAILAPHASPGLEEQLRSALTEVDPDLIVYSVESFQDSMAEGFAQQRMILVLSSIFGLAALVLAAVGLYGVTAYSVQQRTGEMGVRMALGANRMQLLRLVLRSALGQSAIGIGIGLPLAILAGRALAGRLYGIVPWNPLILGGASLVLLLTALAAALIPARRAAAVDPMQALRSE is encoded by the coding sequence ATGAGCCCTCTGCACCGCGGCTTGAAACGGCTGGGGGCACGCCTGCGCAATCTCCTGCTGCGCAGGAACACCGACGCGCGTCTGCGCGAGGAGATGGAGTCGCACCTCGCCTTTGAGACCGAGGCCAATCTGGCCTCAGGCATGTCGCCCGACGAAGCACACCGCCAGGCCCGTCTCCACTTCGGCCACGCCGAAGCTATCCGCGAGAGCTACCACGCCGAGTCTGGAGTGCCGTGGTTCGAGAACCTCCTCCGCGACCTGCGCCACGCGCTGCGCGAGCTGCGCCACGCCCCCGGATTCACCCTTGCCGCCGTGCTCACCATCGCACTCGGCATCGGCGCCACCACCGCCGTCTTCACGCTCATCGAACAGGCCCTGCTGCGGCCGCTGCCCGTGCCCCAGCCGGGCCAGCTCTGGGCCATCGGCGGCTCGGACGACTGCTGCTACTCGGCCCGCTATGCCCCGGGCGAATGGCACTTCTTTTCCGACGAGGCCTATCGGTTTTTCCGCGAGCGCAACCCTGAATTCAGCGATCTCGCCGCCTTCCAGGTGGGCATGGGCAATGCCGAGCTGGCCGTGCGCCACGCCGGTGCGCGCGAGCCCATCGAGCCGCGCAACGGCCAGTACGTCTCCGGCAACTACTTCCGCACGCTCGGGGTACAGGCATGGCGCGGACGCCTCTTCCATGACCAGGACGACAACGAGGGCGCGCCGCCCGCCGCGGTCATGAGCTATCGCACCTGGCAGCAGAAGTATGGCTACGATCCATCCGTCGTCGGCGCAGCCTTCACCATCAACGGCCACGCCTTCACCATCGTCGGCATCGCGCCGCCCGGCTTCTTCGGCACACGGTGGGAGAGCAAGATCATGCCCGACTTCTGGCTCCCGCTCTCGACCGAACCGCTGATCGCCGGTCCCACATCGCGCCTCAAGGACACGCGTACCGGCTGGCTCGATCTCATCGGACGCCTCAAGCCTGAAGTCAATCATGCGCAACTCGAAGTCCGCATCCAGGCCCAGCTCCATCAATGGCTCGGCAGCCACCTGACCGACATGACGCCTGAAGAGCGGGCGCTGCAACCGCGCCAGACCGTACACCTCATGCCCGGCGGGCGCGGCGTCTCACCCGACAGCACAGACTATCGAAGCTGGCTCATCCTGCTGTTCGCCGCCTCGGCCTGCGTGCTGCTGGTGGCCTGCGCGAACCTCGCCAACCTGCTGCTGGCTCGCGGCCTGCGCAATCGTCCGCAGACGGCCATCCGTGCCGCGCTGGGGGCCTCTCGCGCCAGCCTCGCACAGCGCGCGCTGGTCGAAAGTCTTGTCCTCAGCGCCATCGGCGCCGGAGCCGGCCTGGCCGTCGCGTGGGCCGGAGCGAAGCTTATTCTGAACCTCGCCTTTCCGGCCTCGAGCATGACACCGTTCGACCCCACACCCTCGCTCCCTGTGCTGCTTTTCGCGCTGGGCCTCTCGGTCGCCACCGGCCTGATCTTCGGCATCGCGCCGGCATGGTCGGCCTCACGCACCCAGCCGATTGAGGCCATCCGCACCGGCACGCGCACCGTTGCAGGCGGAGGCACGGGCCGCACGCAGAGAATGCTTCTGCTCGCGCAGACCGCGCTCTCGCTGGTACTGGTGAGCATGGCCGCACTGCTGGGCCAAAGCCTGCGCAACATGGAGCACCGGGACCTCGGCTTCCCCACCGCCGGCCTCTACCAGGTCTCGATGGACCCCAAGCTCTCGAACTACCCGCAGGAGCGCCTGCTCCCGCTCTTCAACGAGATTGAAGCCCGCATGCGCGCCATCCCCGGTGTAGCCGATGTCACGGCAGGCCTCGGCTTTCCGCCGGACGTCGGCTACTGGAGCCACGACATCCGCATCGCAGGCCATCCCGCGCCGCTCTCGGAAGACAGCGACACCGCCTACTGGACCCGCGTCATGCCCGGCTACTTCGCCTTCTTTCATGACCGCATCGTCTCCGGCCGCGATTTCACTGCCGACGACAATCAGGGTTCACGCCCGGTTGCCGTCATCAACGAGGCCTTCGCACGGCGTTACTTCCCGCATGAGAATCCGATAGGCCGGCACTTTGGTCCCTCCCCAGGCAACTATGCGGGGCTCTACGAGATCATCGGCGTGGCCGCCGACTTCCACACGGACCTGACCCCCGAAGGACCCTCCACCCAGCCGCGCTATTTCCTGCCCGAGGCGCAGGGCACCACGTTTGCCGAGTTCGAGCTCGAGAATCGCGAGCTGTGGTCGCACGATCTTTACGGCGTTGCCATCCTCGCGCCGCACGCATCGCCGGGACTCGAAGAGCAGCTCCGCAGTGCGCTCACGGAAGTCGATCCCGATCTCATTGTGTACTCCGTGGAATCGTTCCAGGACTCGATGGCCGAGGGCTTCGCGCAGCAACGTATGATCCTCGTCCTCTCCTCGATCTTCGGACTCGCCGCGCTCGTCCTGGCCGCAGTGGGGCTCTACGGAGTCACGGCCTACAGCGTGCAGCAGCGCACCGGCGAGATGGGCGTGCGCATGGCTCTCGGCGCCAACCGCATGCAGCTGCTGCGGCTGGTGCTGCGCTCCGCACTTGGACAGTCCGCCATCGGCATCGGCATCGGCCTGCCGCTGGCCATCCTCGCCGGACGCGCTCTCGCCGGACGGCTCTACGGCATCGTGCCGTGGAATCCGCTGATCCTGGGCGGCGCGAGCCTCGTACTGCTACTCACGGCGCTGGCCGCGGCGCTGATCCCGGCACGGCGCGCCGCCGCGGTCGATCCCATGCAGGCGCTGCGCAGCGAGTAA
- a CDS encoding PadR family transcriptional regulator yields MVLKTLDVLGPLHGYGIARRIEQISGDRLALNQGTLYPLLLRLEQEGSIASEWGASENNRRARFYEITRAGRRQLQAELDGWQQTSEIMARFVAAKAGEIA; encoded by the coding sequence ATGGTCCTCAAAACCCTCGATGTCCTCGGCCCCCTGCATGGCTACGGCATTGCGCGGCGCATTGAGCAGATCTCGGGCGACCGCCTCGCGCTCAACCAGGGCACACTCTATCCGCTGCTGCTGCGCCTCGAGCAGGAGGGCTCCATCGCATCCGAGTGGGGCGCATCGGAAAACAACCGGCGCGCGCGTTTCTACGAAATCACCAGGGCAGGCCGCAGACAGCTCCAGGCCGAGCTCGATGGCTGGCAGCAGACCTCGGAGATTATGGCCCGCTTTGTCGCAGCAAAAGCCGGGGAGATCGCATGA
- a CDS encoding DEAD/DEAH box helicase codes for MTQFSDFSISAALKQQLAHAKFVTPTPVQAGAIPPALEGHDVLATAATGTGKTLSFLIPVIERMPAGKTPSALVLLPTRELAMQVLERYKQLTRSNQGAALVVGGMAEGPQLEALRRGARLIVATPGRLEDYLQRKLVNLSGVKMLVLDEVDRMLDMGFKPAIKRIVGALSAERQTLCYSATLSGPIKEVVRDYLKNPVRIEIGSTMKPSDNVELQSFEVPVEKKQELLEHLLDAHEGSFLVFVRTKHGADRVARRLARKGHSATQIHGDRSQSQRNTALRSFADGRNRVLVATDVAARGIDVADVAHVVNYDIPREAEDFVHRIGRTGRASARGMASTFAAPDEAHLLRKIEKTLRISTKRFKVKANDAAVAAAV; via the coding sequence TTGACTCAGTTTTCCGATTTTTCCATTTCGGCCGCGCTCAAGCAGCAGCTGGCCCATGCCAAGTTTGTGACCCCGACCCCGGTGCAGGCCGGTGCGATTCCTCCGGCCCTCGAAGGCCATGATGTTCTGGCCACCGCGGCCACCGGCACCGGCAAGACCCTGAGCTTCCTCATCCCGGTCATTGAGCGGATGCCCGCCGGCAAGACGCCTTCGGCGCTTGTTCTGCTGCCCACGCGCGAGCTGGCCATGCAGGTGCTCGAGCGCTACAAGCAGCTCACCCGTTCGAATCAGGGCGCGGCGCTGGTCGTCGGCGGCATGGCCGAAGGCCCGCAGCTCGAAGCTCTGCGCCGCGGCGCGCGCCTGATCGTGGCCACCCCGGGCCGTCTCGAAGACTATCTCCAGCGCAAGCTGGTGAACCTCTCGGGCGTGAAGATGCTGGTCCTCGACGAAGTGGACCGCATGCTGGATATGGGCTTCAAGCCGGCCATCAAGCGCATTGTCGGCGCGCTCTCAGCCGAGCGCCAGACGCTTTGCTACTCGGCCACGCTGAGCGGCCCGATCAAGGAAGTCGTCCGCGACTATCTCAAGAACCCGGTTCGCATCGAAATCGGTTCGACGATGAAGCCTTCCGATAACGTCGAGCTGCAGAGCTTCGAGGTTCCCGTCGAGAAGAAGCAGGAGCTGCTTGAGCATCTGCTGGATGCTCATGAGGGCAGCTTCCTGGTCTTCGTGCGCACCAAGCACGGTGCCGACCGTGTTGCCCGTCGCCTGGCGCGCAAGGGGCACTCGGCTACGCAGATCCACGGTGACCGTTCGCAGTCGCAGCGCAACACCGCGCTGCGCAGCTTTGCCGACGGCCGCAACCGCGTGCTGGTGGCGACCGATGTGGCCGCGCGCGGCATCGACGTGGCCGACGTGGCGCACGTGGTGAACTACGACATTCCGCGTGAGGCCGAGGACTTCGTGCACCGCATCGGCCGCACCGGCCGCGCTTCGGCGCGCGGTATGGCCTCGACCTTCGCCGCTCCTGACGAAGCACACCTGCTGCGCAAGATCGAGAAGACCCTGCGCATCTCGACCAAGCGTTTCAAGGTCAAGGCCAATGACGCGGCTGTTGCGGCTGCTGTGTAA
- a CDS encoding septal ring lytic transglycosylase RlpA family protein has protein sequence MIHSSLQKRLAALAAAAATLWLAGCGHHQQAVYVPPPPPVSGSQPSYPPANTTGMASAPASPSATIPEHPIYSEVGMASWYGPPYNKRRGANGEIFDQDAITAAHRTLPMGSLIRVTNVSTGQTATMRVTDRGPFVPNRVLDLSVGAAKTIGVWRPGLAQVRIDVLEAPKPIATGGRWCVQIGAFQSEHDANKLEEHLQHKYQTANVIEFAGPTGHWVRIRPAGDDRQKADEIQRELEPKEGQAYLVRLD, from the coding sequence ATGATTCATTCCTCATTGCAGAAACGGCTGGCAGCCCTCGCTGCAGCCGCCGCTACACTCTGGCTTGCCGGGTGCGGCCACCATCAGCAGGCCGTCTATGTACCGCCGCCACCGCCAGTCAGCGGCTCACAGCCGAGCTATCCGCCTGCGAATACCACCGGCATGGCCAGCGCCCCGGCATCGCCCTCGGCCACCATTCCCGAGCACCCGATCTACAGCGAAGTCGGCATGGCCAGCTGGTATGGGCCACCCTATAACAAGCGCCGCGGCGCCAACGGCGAGATCTTCGACCAGGATGCCATCACCGCCGCGCACCGCACCCTGCCCATGGGCTCGCTCATCCGGGTCACGAATGTGAGCACCGGCCAGACCGCGACCATGCGCGTCACCGACCGCGGTCCCTTCGTGCCCAACCGCGTGCTCGATCTCTCGGTCGGCGCAGCCAAGACAATCGGAGTCTGGCGCCCGGGCCTGGCGCAGGTGCGCATCGACGTCCTCGAAGCACCCAAACCGATTGCCACCGGCGGCCGCTGGTGCGTGCAGATCGGCGCATTCCAAAGCGAACATGACGCCAACAAGCTCGAAGAACATCTCCAGCACAAATACCAGACAGCCAATGTCATCGAGTTCGCCGGGCCCACCGGGCACTGGGTGCGCATCCGCCCCGCCGGCGACGACCGCCAGAAGGCCGACGAGATCCAACGCGAACTCGAGCCGAAGGAAGGCCAGGCGTACCTCGTAAGGCTGGACTAG
- the ilvD gene encoding dihydroxy-acid dehydratase gives MPPYRSRTTTHGRNMAGARSLWRATGMKDGDFGKPIIAVANSFTQFVPGHVHLKDLGQLVAREVEAAGGVAKEFNTIAVDDGIAMGHGGMLYSLPSRELIADSVEYMANAHCADALVCISNCDKITPGMLMAAMRLNIPAVFVSGGPMEAGKAVVKEKKQAFDLIDAIVSAADIHYSDEEVAVIERSACPTCGSCSGMFTANSMNCLTEALGLSLPGNGSVLATHSDREQLFRRAGRLIVDLSKRWYEQDDASVLPRSIATREAFENAMSLDIAMGGSTNTVLHLLAAAGEGEVDFTMADIDRLSRKVPCLCKVAPAKSDVHMEDVHRAGGVMAIVGELDRAGLIDNTVPTVHAATIGGALDGWDVIRTQEESVHTFYRAAPGNVPTQQAFSQSARWDELDTNRESGVIRSAVHAFSKDGGLAVLFGNLAPEGCIVKTAGVDPSILVMHGKAIVFESQEDAMEGILNDKVVAGDVVVVRYEGPKGGPGMQEMLYPTSYLKSKGLGKACALITDGRFSGGSSGLSIGHVSPEAAEGGLIGLVETGDPIRIDIPARLIQLDLSDAVIEERRKAMAARGPNAWKPVNRERVVSPALQAYAALTTNAARGAIRDVTQLHAK, from the coding sequence ATGCCACCCTACCGCTCCAGGACAACTACGCACGGCCGCAACATGGCGGGTGCCCGCAGCCTTTGGCGCGCCACCGGAATGAAGGATGGAGATTTCGGCAAGCCGATCATCGCCGTCGCCAACAGCTTCACGCAGTTTGTCCCCGGACACGTCCACCTGAAGGACCTTGGCCAGCTGGTAGCCCGCGAGGTCGAGGCAGCCGGCGGCGTCGCCAAGGAGTTCAACACCATCGCTGTGGACGACGGCATCGCCATGGGTCACGGCGGCATGCTCTACTCGCTGCCCTCGCGCGAGCTGATCGCCGACTCGGTCGAGTACATGGCCAACGCGCACTGCGCCGATGCCCTGGTCTGCATCTCGAACTGCGACAAGATCACCCCCGGCATGCTGATGGCTGCCATGCGCCTCAACATCCCTGCCGTCTTCGTCTCCGGCGGCCCCATGGAGGCCGGCAAGGCGGTCGTCAAGGAGAAGAAGCAGGCCTTCGACCTGATCGACGCCATCGTCTCTGCCGCCGATATCCATTACTCGGATGAAGAAGTCGCCGTCATCGAGCGCTCCGCCTGCCCGACGTGCGGCTCCTGTTCCGGCATGTTCACCGCGAATTCGATGAACTGCCTTACCGAAGCACTCGGTCTCTCGCTGCCCGGCAACGGCTCGGTGCTGGCGACCCACTCCGACCGCGAGCAGCTCTTCCGCCGCGCCGGCCGCCTGATCGTCGACCTCTCCAAGCGCTGGTATGAGCAGGACGACGCCAGCGTGCTGCCCCGCAGCATCGCCACCCGCGAAGCCTTTGAAAATGCCATGAGCCTCGATATCGCCATGGGCGGCTCGACGAACACCGTGCTGCACCTGCTCGCCGCCGCCGGCGAGGGCGAGGTCGACTTCACCATGGCCGACATCGATCGCCTTTCGCGCAAGGTGCCCTGCCTGTGCAAGGTCGCGCCCGCCAAGAGCGATGTCCACATGGAAGACGTACACCGCGCCGGCGGCGTCATGGCCATCGTCGGCGAACTCGACCGTGCCGGCCTCATCGATAACACCGTGCCGACCGTCCATGCGGCGACCATCGGTGGAGCGCTCGACGGCTGGGACGTGATCCGCACCCAGGAAGAATCGGTCCACACCTTCTACCGCGCTGCGCCCGGCAACGTCCCGACGCAGCAGGCCTTCTCCCAGTCCGCACGCTGGGACGAGCTCGATACCAACCGCGAATCCGGCGTGATCCGCTCCGCCGTGCATGCCTTCAGCAAGGACGGCGGCCTCGCCGTGCTCTTCGGCAATCTCGCGCCGGAAGGCTGCATCGTAAAGACCGCGGGCGTCGATCCCTCCATCCTGGTCATGCATGGCAAGGCGATCGTCTTTGAGAGCCAGGAAGACGCCATGGAAGGCATCCTCAACGACAAGGTTGTGGCTGGCGACGTGGTCGTCGTCCGCTACGAAGGCCCGAAGGGCGGTCCCGGCATGCAGGAGATGCTCTACCCGACCAGCTATCTGAAGTCGAAGGGGCTGGGCAAAGCCTGCGCGCTGATCACCGACGGGCGCTTCTCCGGCGGCAGCTCGGGACTCTCCATCGGCCACGTCTCGCCGGAAGCGGCCGAAGGCGGACTGATCGGGCTGGTTGAAACCGGCGATCCGATCAGGATCGATATCCCCGCCCGCCTGATCCAGCTCGACCTGAGCGATGCGGTCATCGAAGAGCGCCGCAAGGCCATGGCCGCCCGCGGCCCCAACGCATGGAAGCCGGTCAACCGCGAGCGCGTCGTCTCTCCCGCGCTCCAGGCCTACGCCGCGCTCACCACCAATGCGGCACGCGGCGCCATCCGGGACGTGACACAGCTTCACGCGAAGTAG
- a CDS encoding outer membrane beta-barrel protein: MFRFFAPRTPLSAARLALFALAGAVMLVPAAKAQNILKNSSAAVSGFAQFTGTTTGDGITDRPTRSAGAQGAFRKSYHWWLGWEASYGYTRFAEYYTGQSYSYQHNMHEFGGSYLVQAPIGVLGFKPFALAGVSAVVFSPSLNGGQNVSWQGRTGVNFAGGIDKALLTDHFGIRVQYRGVFYKTPDFNETALTTGTSRLTSEPMAGVFLKF, translated from the coding sequence ATGTTCCGCTTCTTCGCGCCCCGCACCCCGCTGTCCGCCGCCCGCCTGGCCCTGTTCGCACTCGCCGGAGCGGTCATGCTGGTTCCCGCCGCCAAGGCACAGAACATCCTCAAGAATTCCTCCGCCGCCGTCAGCGGATTCGCGCAGTTCACCGGGACCACCACCGGCGACGGCATCACCGACAGGCCCACCAGGTCGGCCGGCGCACAGGGCGCCTTCCGCAAGAGCTACCACTGGTGGCTGGGCTGGGAAGCCAGCTACGGCTACACCCGTTTCGCCGAGTACTACACCGGCCAGTCCTACAGCTACCAGCACAACATGCACGAGTTCGGCGGCTCGTACCTGGTCCAGGCCCCGATCGGCGTTCTCGGATTCAAGCCCTTCGCCCTGGCCGGCGTCAGCGCGGTCGTCTTCTCGCCGTCGCTCAACGGCGGACAGAATGTCTCCTGGCAGGGCCGTACTGGGGTCAACTTTGCCGGAGGCATCGACAAAGCGCTGCTGACCGACCACTTCGGCATTCGCGTCCAGTACCGCGGCGTCTTCTATAAGACGCCCGACTTCAATGAGACGGCACTGACCACCGGCACCAGCCGCCTGACCTCCGAACCGATGGCCGGCGTCTTCCTCAAGTTCTAA
- a CDS encoding radical SAM protein, whose translation MSKAVKYAERAVTIAAQATWTIFEKLNSIKPNPSFTPKWSDKPLLKSWQKEKPPLGWPRTTDSLCPKCVPEIRQQIIDGKLPHEILLNEKVGEIKAQIIERDGKILMVKDCPKHGHFEDVMSIDPAFMKHLEEVFPGRDIKAHNDEKLHNHGTSTVTHGRGSVLTIDLTNRCNMMCDPCFMDANQVGFVHELTWEEIKQMLDNAISIKPRRQMSVQFSGGEPTLSPYFLDAVAYARKVGYNSVQAATNGIEFAKSKEFCKAAAEAGLRYAYLQFDGIGNAANSHRKVGNLFDVRVQAIQNLHEAGVDIVPVTTIINGINNEQVGRIINFALDNPKTISFLSFQPVSFTGRDEEISDERRNAQRYTLSHMAHDVKNQTGLGVPTRDWFPISFMSTFSDWADLVHGPDKDWGQLSCGCHPNCGIGMALMIDKETKEAVPVTAFLNAEQLAKDVAKVNDAARGKFLSIVGVTLALLRNYDPTKSPTHFRILDLLQKFDKCFGATNRKYGKVTGDRTMADIEKRRADRWNFLFIAGMWFQDLFNYDFRRTEQCIIPYATQEGEISFCAYNTGVGWRNIIEKMHMTSTLTKWYDEHGRHEIFAGGKKVGMNSTEAKNKLVLNQEHVDSAANDTFDKLGIAKNAREEKIRARDAKLKQDAENAKMAKLYREHVLGEKPVEGLVSLDSIKPAPKVQPEEPVMGD comes from the coding sequence ATGTCGAAAGCCGTCAAATACGCCGAGCGGGCAGTCACGATCGCAGCCCAGGCTACCTGGACCATCTTCGAGAAGCTGAACAGCATCAAGCCGAACCCGTCGTTCACGCCCAAGTGGTCGGATAAGCCCCTGCTCAAGTCGTGGCAGAAGGAAAAGCCCCCCCTCGGCTGGCCGCGTACGACCGACTCGCTCTGTCCCAAGTGCGTGCCTGAGATTCGCCAGCAGATCATCGACGGCAAGCTGCCGCACGAGATCCTTCTGAATGAGAAGGTTGGCGAGATCAAGGCGCAGATCATCGAGCGCGACGGCAAGATCCTGATGGTCAAGGACTGCCCCAAGCACGGTCACTTCGAGGACGTCATGTCCATCGACCCGGCCTTCATGAAGCACCTCGAAGAGGTCTTCCCCGGTCGTGACATCAAGGCGCACAATGACGAGAAGCTGCACAACCACGGGACGTCGACCGTTACGCATGGCCGCGGCTCGGTTCTGACCATCGACCTGACCAACCGCTGCAACATGATGTGCGACCCCTGCTTCATGGACGCCAACCAGGTTGGTTTCGTCCACGAGCTGACGTGGGAAGAGATCAAGCAGATGCTGGATAACGCCATCAGCATCAAGCCGCGCCGCCAGATGTCGGTGCAGTTCTCGGGCGGCGAGCCGACCCTGTCGCCGTACTTCCTCGACGCCGTTGCCTACGCCCGCAAGGTCGGTTACAACTCCGTCCAGGCCGCGACCAACGGTATCGAGTTCGCAAAGTCGAAGGAATTCTGCAAGGCCGCTGCTGAGGCGGGTCTGCGTTACGCCTACCTGCAGTTCGACGGTATCGGCAACGCCGCCAACTCGCACCGCAAGGTCGGTAACCTGTTCGACGTTCGCGTCCAGGCCATCCAGAACCTGCACGAGGCCGGTGTGGACATCGTTCCGGTGACCACCATCATCAACGGCATCAACAACGAGCAGGTCGGCCGCATCATCAACTTCGCGCTCGACAACCCGAAGACGATCAGCTTCCTGAGCTTCCAGCCGGTTTCGTTCACCGGCCGCGATGAAGAGATCAGCGACGAGCGCCGTAACGCGCAGCGCTACACCCTCTCGCACATGGCGCATGACGTCAAGAACCAGACCGGCCTCGGCGTACCGACCCGCGACTGGTTCCCGATCAGCTTCATGTCCACCTTCTCCGACTGGGCCGATCTGGTCCATGGACCGGACAAGGATTGGGGTCAGCTCTCCTGCGGATGCCACCCGAACTGCGGCATCGGCATGGCGCTGATGATCGACAAGGAAACCAAGGAAGCCGTCCCGGTGACTGCCTTCCTGAACGCCGAGCAGCTGGCCAAGGACGTCGCGAAGGTCAACGATGCGGCTCGTGGCAAGTTCCTCTCGATCGTCGGTGTCACGCTCGCGCTGCTGCGCAACTACGATCCGACCAAGTCGCCCACGCACTTCCGCATCCTCGACCTGCTGCAGAAGTTCGACAAGTGCTTTGGCGCTACGAACCGCAAGTACGGCAAGGTGACCGGCGACCGTACCATGGCCGACATCGAGAAGCGCCGTGCCGACCGCTGGAACTTCCTGTTCATCGCCGGCATGTGGTTCCAGGATCTGTTCAACTACGACTTCCGCCGCACCGAGCAGTGCATCATCCCCTACGCGACGCAGGAAGGCGAGATCAGCTTCTGCGCGTACAACACGGGCGTCGGCTGGCGCAACATCATCGAGAAGATGCACATGACCTCCACGCTCACCAAGTGGTATGACGAGCATGGCCGCCATGAAATCTTCGCCGGTGGTAAGAAGGTCGGCATGAACAGCACCGAGGCCAAGAACAAGCTGGTCCTGAACCAGGAGCACGTGGACTCGGCCGCCAACGACACCTTCGACAAGCTGGGTATCGCCAAGAACGCCCGCGAAGAGAAGATCCGTGCGCGTGATGCGAAGCTGAAGCAGGATGCCGAGAACGCCAAGATGGCCAAGCTGTATCGCGAGCATGTGCTCGGCGAGAAGCCGGTCGAAGGCTTGGTTTCGCTCGACTCCATCAAGCCCGCTCCGAAGGTTCAGCCCGAAGAGCCCGTCATGGGTGACTAG